From the genome of Actinomycetota bacterium:
TGATGGACGGCGCCGATCTTGTGACCCCGGACGGTGTGCCGCTGGTCTGGGCGCTTCGCCTGCTGGGCGTCGACCGAGCGACCCGCGTCTATGGACCGGACCTCACCCCGATGCTGTGTGAACACGCCGCCGCGCTCGGCGTCCCGGTGGGGTTCTATGGAGGCACACCAGCGGTGCTCCACGATCTGACGGCGATCCTCGCTCGCCGCTACCCAGCGCTGCGAGTGGCCTACTCATACAGCCCGCCGTTCCGGCCGCTCACCCCGGACGAGGACCAGCGGGTGGTGGAGAGCATCAACCGATCGGGGGCCCGGCTCCTGTTCGTCGGCCTGGGGGCCCCGAAGCAGGAGCAGTGGATGGCCGCCCACAAGGGGACGATCGGGGCGGTCATGCTGGGAGTCGGCGCGGCCTTCGACTTCCTTGCCGGCAGGAAGCGGCAGGCACCGCAGCCCCTCCAACGCCTCGGCCTCGAATGGCTCTTCCGCCTCCTCCACGAGCCGCGCCGTCTCTGGCGGCGGTACCTGTACCGCAACCCAAGATTCATCGCGCTGTTCGTCCTGCAGTTGACCGGGCGGGGACGGGCTGCCGTACCAGCCCGCCCCTTGGGCATGTCATGACGGGCTGCCACGGGGACATTCCACGAGGACTTCACTCGAAGCTCGTCGCCGACCTCTACCAGCGCTGGCGTCACCTGGTCCACGAGCTGGCCAAGTTCGGCATCGTCGGCGCCGTCAACACCGTCCTCGACTTCGGGCTGGCCAACCTGCTGTATCTGGGCCTGGGCTGGCCGTCCATGGGGGCCAAGTCGGCCTCGGTGGCGGTCGCCGCCACCTCCTCGTTCTTCATGAACCGGCACTGGACTTTCCGGCACCGCGCCCGCACCGGCCTGCGCCGCGAGTACAGCCTGTTCTTCCTGCTGAACGGGGTCGGGCTGCTGATCGCCAACGTCTGCATCCTGGCCGTGGAGCAGGGCCTGGGCAAGACCGGGCCGCTGTGGTTCAACATCGCCCAGCTGGCCGGCCTGGCCCTGGGCATGG
Proteins encoded in this window:
- a CDS encoding WecB/TagA/CpsF family glycosyltransferase; translated protein: MGGPSSPVPTRRILGMRVDATSYQHATAEILRWGSLGESRYVCVATVNNVIEAYDDPAYHQVMDGADLVTPDGVPLVWALRLLGVDRATRVYGPDLTPMLCEHAAALGVPVGFYGGTPAVLHDLTAILARRYPALRVAYSYSPPFRPLTPDEDQRVVESINRSGARLLFVGLGAPKQEQWMAAHKGTIGAVMLGVGAAFDFLAGRKRQAPQPLQRLGLEWLFRLLHEPRRLWRRYLYRNPRFIALFVLQLTGRGRAAVPARPLGMS
- a CDS encoding GtrA family protein, with protein sequence MTGCHGDIPRGLHSKLVADLYQRWRHLVHELAKFGIVGAVNTVLDFGLANLLYLGLGWPSMGAKSASVAVAATSSFFMNRHWTFRHRARTGLRREYSLFFLLNGVGLLIANVCILAVEQGLGKTGPLWFNIAQLAGLALGMVFRFTTYKRWVFVSPERAAARSLAEGSVAELDDDSAQPATSRTGIPS